From the genome of Salvelinus namaycush isolate Seneca chromosome 10, SaNama_1.0, whole genome shotgun sequence, one region includes:
- the LOC120054946 gene encoding dynamin-2-like isoform X3, with the protein MVLSVQIQVVDSRTGTVAMGNRGMEDLIPLVNRLQDAFSTIGQSCNLDLPQIAVVGGQSAGKSSVLENFVGRDFLPRGSGIVTRRPLVLQLISASTEYAEFLHCKGKMFSDFQEVRQEIEAETVRLTGTNKGVSPVPINLRVYSPHVLNLTLVDLPGITKVPVGDQPADIEYQVRDMIMQFICKDNCLVLAVTPANMDLANSDALKLAKDVDPQGLRTIGVITKLDLMDEGTDARHILENRLLPLRRGYIGVVNRSQKDIDGRKDIKAALAAERKFFLSHPAYRHMADSMGTPYLQRVLNQQLTNHIRDCLPVFRSCLQSQLLALDKEAEEYKHYRADDPARKTKALLLLMQQFAADFEKRIEGSGDQVDTKELSGGAKINRIFHERFPFELVKMEFDERELRREISYAIKNIHGIRTGLFTPDQAFEAIVKRQIIKLKGPCIKCVDMVIQELINTVRQCTTKLGSFPRLREETERIVTTNIRDRESRAKDQVLLLIDVQVAYINTNHEDFIGFANAQQRSAQTNKKSIAGNQGVQPVSSLIVIRKGWLTVNNISIIKGGAKEYWFVLTAESLSWFKDDEVSLTNWLKDSQCLLPFLDLSEG; encoded by the exons ATGGTGTTGTCTGTACAAATTCAGGTGGTTGACAGTCGGACGGGCACTGTCGCCATGGGCAACCGGGGGATGGAGGATCTGATCCCCTTGGTGAATAGGCTCCAGGACGCCTTCAGCACCATTGGCCAGAGCTGCAACCTAGACCTGCCGCAGATAGCTGTCGTTGGCGGTCAGAGCGCAGGCAAGAGCTCTGTCCTGGAGAACTTTGTGGGCAG ggaCTTCCTCCCCCGGGGTTCTGGCATCGTCACCCGCAGACCCTTGGTCCTCCAGCTTATCTCTGCcagcacag AGTATGCAGAGTTTCTCCACTGTAAGGGGAAGATGTTTTCAGACTTTCAGGAAGTTCGCCAGGAGATCGAAGCAGAGACTGTGAGACTCACTGGAACCAATAAGGGCGTCTCTCCTGTCCCCATCAACCTACGAGTTTATTCCCCTCACG TGTTGAACCTAACCCTGGTGGATCTGCCTGGCATTACCAAAGTGCCTGTAGGAGACCAGCCGGCTGATATAGAGTACCAG GTGAGGGACATGATCATGCAGTTTATCTGTAAAGACAACTGTCTGGTCTTGGCTGTGACTCCAGCTAACATGGACCTGGCCAACTCCGACGCTCTCAAACTGGCCAAGGATGTGGACCCTCAGG GCCTGCGGACCATAGGGGTGATCACTAAGTTGGATCTGATGGACGAGGGAACGGATGCCCGGCACATACTGGAGAACAGGTTACTGCCACTACGCAGAG gttaTATCGGGGTTGTGAATCGTAGTCAGAAGGACATTGATGGGAGGAAGGACATTAAGGCAGCTCTGGCTGCAGAGAGGAAGTTCTTCCTGTCTCACCCTGCATACAGACACATGGCTGACAGCATGGGTACCCCCTACCTACAGAGAGTCCTGAACCAG CAACTGACCAATCACATCCGAGACTGTCTGCCAGTGTTCCGCAGTTGTCTCCAGAGCCAGCTCCTAGCGCTGGATAAAGAGGCTGAGGAGTACAAACACTACAGAGCTGACGACCCAGCACGCAAGACAAAGGCCCTACTACt GCTGATGCAGCAGTTTGCAGCAGACTTTGAGAAGCGTATTGAGGGCTCAGGAGACCAGGTGGACACTAAAGAACTGTCAGGAGGAGCCAAGATCAACCGCATATTCCACGAACGCTTCCCCTTCGAACTGGTCAAG ATGGAATTTGATGAGAGGGAGTTGCGGCGGGAGATCAGCTATGCCATCAAGAACATTCACGGcatcag GACAGGCTTGTTTACTCCAGACCAGGCGTTTGAGGCCATAGTGAAGAGACAGATAATCAAGCTGAAGGGTCCCTGTATTAAATGTGTGGACATGGTCATCCAGGAGCTGATCAACACTGTACGCCAATGCACCACCAAG TTGGGTTCCTTTCCAAGACTGCGAGAGGAGACGGAGAGAATTGTTACCACAAACATCCGAGACAGAGAGAGTCGAGCTAAagaccag GTCCTGCTGCTAATCGATGTACAGGTGGCCTACATCAACACTAACCATGAGGACTTCATTGGCTTCGCTAA tgcGCAGCAGAGGAGCGCTCAGACTAATAAGAAGAGCATTGCAGGAAACCAG GGTGTGCAAccagtctccagtctaata GTCATCCGTAAGGGCTGGCTGACCGTCAACAACATCAGTATCATCAAGGGCGGTGCAAAGGAGTACTGGTTCGTCCTGACCGCTGAGAGCCTGTCCTGGTTCAAGGATGATGAG GTTTCGTTGACAAACTGGTTAAAGGATTCTCaatgtctcctcccctttctcgACCTGAGTGAAGGGTGA
- the LOC120054946 gene encoding dynamin-2-like isoform X2, which yields MVLSVQIQVVDSRTGTVAMGNRGMEDLIPLVNRLQDAFSTIGQSCNLDLPQIAVVGGQSAGKSSVLENFVGRDFLPRGSGIVTRRPLVLQLISASTEYAEFLHCKGKMFSDFQEVRQEIEAETVRLTGTNKGVSPVPINLRVYSPHVLNLTLVDLPGITKVPVGDQPADIEYQVRDMIMQFICKDNCLVLAVTPANMDLANSDALKLAKDVDPQGLRTIGVITKLDLMDEGTDARHILENRLLPLRRGYIGVVNRSQKDIDGRKDIKAALAAERKFFLSHPAYRHMADSMGTPYLQRVLNQQLTNHIRDCLPVFRSCLQSQLLALDKEAEEYKHYRADDPARKTKALLLLMQQFAADFEKRIEGSGDQVDTKELSGGAKINRIFHERFPFELVKMEFDERELRREISYAIKNIHGIRTGLFTPDQAFEAIVKRQIIKLKGPCIKCVDMVIQELINTVRQCTTKLGSFPRLREETERIVTTNIRDRESRAKDQVLLLIDVQVAYINTNHEDFIGFANAQQRSAQTNKKSIAGNQVIRKGWLTVNNISIIKGGAKEYWFVLTAESLSWFKDDEEKEKKYMLPLDNLKLRDVEKSFMSSKHAYAIFNTEQRNVYKDYRFLELACSSQEELDSWKASLLRAGVYPEKVTVDGECSGSSDSFSMDPQLERQVETIRNLVDSYMNIVYKAIRDLMPKTIMHLMINNVKLYIGSDLLVQLYSLAEKCVLMDESPEQEQRREEVLRTHSALKEALAIIGDISTSTSSTPLPPPVDSSWLHGAPGTSCRSPSPTAIASKRIAAAPRASPSTRGPAPMAPPVPSRAAPHGPISNHADTTQSPPTGLIRPPPSVPRRHPPAVPTKPLH from the exons ATGGTGTTGTCTGTACAAATTCAGGTGGTTGACAGTCGGACGGGCACTGTCGCCATGGGCAACCGGGGGATGGAGGATCTGATCCCCTTGGTGAATAGGCTCCAGGACGCCTTCAGCACCATTGGCCAGAGCTGCAACCTAGACCTGCCGCAGATAGCTGTCGTTGGCGGTCAGAGCGCAGGCAAGAGCTCTGTCCTGGAGAACTTTGTGGGCAG ggaCTTCCTCCCCCGGGGTTCTGGCATCGTCACCCGCAGACCCTTGGTCCTCCAGCTTATCTCTGCcagcacag AGTATGCAGAGTTTCTCCACTGTAAGGGGAAGATGTTTTCAGACTTTCAGGAAGTTCGCCAGGAGATCGAAGCAGAGACTGTGAGACTCACTGGAACCAATAAGGGCGTCTCTCCTGTCCCCATCAACCTACGAGTTTATTCCCCTCACG TGTTGAACCTAACCCTGGTGGATCTGCCTGGCATTACCAAAGTGCCTGTAGGAGACCAGCCGGCTGATATAGAGTACCAG GTGAGGGACATGATCATGCAGTTTATCTGTAAAGACAACTGTCTGGTCTTGGCTGTGACTCCAGCTAACATGGACCTGGCCAACTCCGACGCTCTCAAACTGGCCAAGGATGTGGACCCTCAGG GCCTGCGGACCATAGGGGTGATCACTAAGTTGGATCTGATGGACGAGGGAACGGATGCCCGGCACATACTGGAGAACAGGTTACTGCCACTACGCAGAG gttaTATCGGGGTTGTGAATCGTAGTCAGAAGGACATTGATGGGAGGAAGGACATTAAGGCAGCTCTGGCTGCAGAGAGGAAGTTCTTCCTGTCTCACCCTGCATACAGACACATGGCTGACAGCATGGGTACCCCCTACCTACAGAGAGTCCTGAACCAG CAACTGACCAATCACATCCGAGACTGTCTGCCAGTGTTCCGCAGTTGTCTCCAGAGCCAGCTCCTAGCGCTGGATAAAGAGGCTGAGGAGTACAAACACTACAGAGCTGACGACCCAGCACGCAAGACAAAGGCCCTACTACt GCTGATGCAGCAGTTTGCAGCAGACTTTGAGAAGCGTATTGAGGGCTCAGGAGACCAGGTGGACACTAAAGAACTGTCAGGAGGAGCCAAGATCAACCGCATATTCCACGAACGCTTCCCCTTCGAACTGGTCAAG ATGGAATTTGATGAGAGGGAGTTGCGGCGGGAGATCAGCTATGCCATCAAGAACATTCACGGcatcag GACAGGCTTGTTTACTCCAGACCAGGCGTTTGAGGCCATAGTGAAGAGACAGATAATCAAGCTGAAGGGTCCCTGTATTAAATGTGTGGACATGGTCATCCAGGAGCTGATCAACACTGTACGCCAATGCACCACCAAG TTGGGTTCCTTTCCAAGACTGCGAGAGGAGACGGAGAGAATTGTTACCACAAACATCCGAGACAGAGAGAGTCGAGCTAAagaccag GTCCTGCTGCTAATCGATGTACAGGTGGCCTACATCAACACTAACCATGAGGACTTCATTGGCTTCGCTAA tgcGCAGCAGAGGAGCGCTCAGACTAATAAGAAGAGCATTGCAGGAAACCAG GTCATCCGTAAGGGCTGGCTGACCGTCAACAACATCAGTATCATCAAGGGCGGTGCAAAGGAGTACTGGTTCGTCCTGACCGCTGAGAGCCTGTCCTGGTTCAAGGATGATGAG gagaaagagaagaagtaTATGTTACCGTTGGACAACCTGAAGCTGAGAGACGTGGAGAAGAGCTTCATGTCCAGTAAACATGCCTACGCCATCTTCAACACcgaacagag GAATGTGTATAAGGACTACAGGTTCCTGGAGCTGGCGTGTAGCTCTCAGGAGGAGCTAGACAGCTGGAAGGCTTCTCTGCTGAGGGCCGGAGTCTATCCTGAGAAAGTCACT gTGGATGGGGAGTGTAGTGGTTCTAGTGATAGTTTCTCTATGGACCCTCAGTTGGAGCGTCAGGTAGAGACCATACGGAACCTGGTGGACTCCTACATGAACATCGTTTACAAAGCCATCAGAGACCTCATGCCCAAGACTATCATGCACCTCATGATCAATAAc GTGAAGTTGTATATTGGTAGTGATCTCCTGGTGCAGCTCTACTCTCTAGCAGAGAAGTGTGTGTTGATGGATGAGTCTCCAGaacaggagcagaggagagaggaggtgctgAGGACTCACTCTGCCCTGAAGGAGGCGCTGGCCATCATAGGAGAcatctctacctccacctcctctactcctctaccacctcctgttGACTCCTCCTGGCTGCATGGAGCCCCTGGGACCAgctgcag GTCTCCCAGTCCTACAGCTATAGCTTCTAAGCGTATAGCCGCTGCTCCTAGAGCCTCACCCTCCACCAGAGGCCCCGCCCCCATGGCCCCACCAGTCCCCTCCCGCGCTGCACCCCATGGACCAATCAGCAATCACGCTGATACCACCCAGTCTCCACCCACCGGACTCATCAGACCCCCCCCTAGTGTACCCAG GAGGCACCCCCCAGCTGTCCCCACAAAACCATTGCACTGA
- the LOC120054946 gene encoding dynamin-2-like isoform X4 has translation MVLSVQIQVVDSRTGTVAMGNRGMEDLIPLVNRLQDAFSTIGQSCNLDLPQIAVVGGQSAGKSSVLENFVGRDFLPRGSGIVTRRPLVLQLISASTEYAEFLHCKGKMFSDFQEVRQEIEAETVRLTGTNKGVSPVPINLRVYSPHVLNLTLVDLPGITKVPVGDQPADIEYQVRDMIMQFICKDNCLVLAVTPANMDLANSDALKLAKDVDPQGLRTIGVITKLDLMDEGTDARHILENRLLPLRRGYIGVVNRSQKDIDGRKDIKAALAAERKFFLSHPAYRHMADSMGTPYLQRVLNQQLTNHIRDCLPVFRSCLQSQLLALDKEAEEYKHYRADDPARKTKALLLLMQQFAADFEKRIEGSGDQVDTKELSGGAKINRIFHERFPFELVKMEFDERELRREISYAIKNIHGIRTGLFTPDQAFEAIVKRQIIKLKGPCIKCVDMVIQELINTVRQCTTKLGSFPRLREETERIVTTNIRDRESRAKDQVLLLIDVQVAYINTNHEDFIGFANAQQRSAQTNKKSIAGNQGVQPVSSLIVIRKGWLTVNNISIIKGGAKEYWFVLTAESLSWFKDDEECV, from the exons ATGGTGTTGTCTGTACAAATTCAGGTGGTTGACAGTCGGACGGGCACTGTCGCCATGGGCAACCGGGGGATGGAGGATCTGATCCCCTTGGTGAATAGGCTCCAGGACGCCTTCAGCACCATTGGCCAGAGCTGCAACCTAGACCTGCCGCAGATAGCTGTCGTTGGCGGTCAGAGCGCAGGCAAGAGCTCTGTCCTGGAGAACTTTGTGGGCAG ggaCTTCCTCCCCCGGGGTTCTGGCATCGTCACCCGCAGACCCTTGGTCCTCCAGCTTATCTCTGCcagcacag AGTATGCAGAGTTTCTCCACTGTAAGGGGAAGATGTTTTCAGACTTTCAGGAAGTTCGCCAGGAGATCGAAGCAGAGACTGTGAGACTCACTGGAACCAATAAGGGCGTCTCTCCTGTCCCCATCAACCTACGAGTTTATTCCCCTCACG TGTTGAACCTAACCCTGGTGGATCTGCCTGGCATTACCAAAGTGCCTGTAGGAGACCAGCCGGCTGATATAGAGTACCAG GTGAGGGACATGATCATGCAGTTTATCTGTAAAGACAACTGTCTGGTCTTGGCTGTGACTCCAGCTAACATGGACCTGGCCAACTCCGACGCTCTCAAACTGGCCAAGGATGTGGACCCTCAGG GCCTGCGGACCATAGGGGTGATCACTAAGTTGGATCTGATGGACGAGGGAACGGATGCCCGGCACATACTGGAGAACAGGTTACTGCCACTACGCAGAG gttaTATCGGGGTTGTGAATCGTAGTCAGAAGGACATTGATGGGAGGAAGGACATTAAGGCAGCTCTGGCTGCAGAGAGGAAGTTCTTCCTGTCTCACCCTGCATACAGACACATGGCTGACAGCATGGGTACCCCCTACCTACAGAGAGTCCTGAACCAG CAACTGACCAATCACATCCGAGACTGTCTGCCAGTGTTCCGCAGTTGTCTCCAGAGCCAGCTCCTAGCGCTGGATAAAGAGGCTGAGGAGTACAAACACTACAGAGCTGACGACCCAGCACGCAAGACAAAGGCCCTACTACt GCTGATGCAGCAGTTTGCAGCAGACTTTGAGAAGCGTATTGAGGGCTCAGGAGACCAGGTGGACACTAAAGAACTGTCAGGAGGAGCCAAGATCAACCGCATATTCCACGAACGCTTCCCCTTCGAACTGGTCAAG ATGGAATTTGATGAGAGGGAGTTGCGGCGGGAGATCAGCTATGCCATCAAGAACATTCACGGcatcag GACAGGCTTGTTTACTCCAGACCAGGCGTTTGAGGCCATAGTGAAGAGACAGATAATCAAGCTGAAGGGTCCCTGTATTAAATGTGTGGACATGGTCATCCAGGAGCTGATCAACACTGTACGCCAATGCACCACCAAG TTGGGTTCCTTTCCAAGACTGCGAGAGGAGACGGAGAGAATTGTTACCACAAACATCCGAGACAGAGAGAGTCGAGCTAAagaccag GTCCTGCTGCTAATCGATGTACAGGTGGCCTACATCAACACTAACCATGAGGACTTCATTGGCTTCGCTAA tgcGCAGCAGAGGAGCGCTCAGACTAATAAGAAGAGCATTGCAGGAAACCAG GGTGTGCAAccagtctccagtctaata GTCATCCGTAAGGGCTGGCTGACCGTCAACAACATCAGTATCATCAAGGGCGGTGCAAAGGAGTACTGGTTCGTCCTGACCGCTGAGAGCCTGTCCTGGTTCAAGGATGATGAG GAATGTGTATAA
- the LOC120054946 gene encoding dynamin-3-like isoform X1 — translation MVLSVQIQVVDSRTGTVAMGNRGMEDLIPLVNRLQDAFSTIGQSCNLDLPQIAVVGGQSAGKSSVLENFVGRDFLPRGSGIVTRRPLVLQLISASTEYAEFLHCKGKMFSDFQEVRQEIEAETVRLTGTNKGVSPVPINLRVYSPHVLNLTLVDLPGITKVPVGDQPADIEYQVRDMIMQFICKDNCLVLAVTPANMDLANSDALKLAKDVDPQGLRTIGVITKLDLMDEGTDARHILENRLLPLRRGYIGVVNRSQKDIDGRKDIKAALAAERKFFLSHPAYRHMADSMGTPYLQRVLNQQLTNHIRDCLPVFRSCLQSQLLALDKEAEEYKHYRADDPARKTKALLLLMQQFAADFEKRIEGSGDQVDTKELSGGAKINRIFHERFPFELVKMEFDERELRREISYAIKNIHGIRTGLFTPDQAFEAIVKRQIIKLKGPCIKCVDMVIQELINTVRQCTTKLGSFPRLREETERIVTTNIRDRESRAKDQVLLLIDVQVAYINTNHEDFIGFANAQQRSAQTNKKSIAGNQGVQPVSSLIVIRKGWLTVNNISIIKGGAKEYWFVLTAESLSWFKDDEEKEKKYMLPLDNLKLRDVEKSFMSSKHAYAIFNTEQRNVYKDYRFLELACSSQEELDSWKASLLRAGVYPEKVTVDGECSGSSDSFSMDPQLERQVETIRNLVDSYMNIVYKAIRDLMPKTIMHLMINNVKLYIGSDLLVQLYSLAEKCVLMDESPEQEQRREEVLRTHSALKEALAIIGDISTSTSSTPLPPPVDSSWLHGAPGTSCRSPSPTAIASKRIAAAPRASPSTRGPAPMAPPVPSRAAPHGPISNHADTTQSPPTGLIRPPPSVPRRHPPAVPTKPLH, via the exons ATGGTGTTGTCTGTACAAATTCAGGTGGTTGACAGTCGGACGGGCACTGTCGCCATGGGCAACCGGGGGATGGAGGATCTGATCCCCTTGGTGAATAGGCTCCAGGACGCCTTCAGCACCATTGGCCAGAGCTGCAACCTAGACCTGCCGCAGATAGCTGTCGTTGGCGGTCAGAGCGCAGGCAAGAGCTCTGTCCTGGAGAACTTTGTGGGCAG ggaCTTCCTCCCCCGGGGTTCTGGCATCGTCACCCGCAGACCCTTGGTCCTCCAGCTTATCTCTGCcagcacag AGTATGCAGAGTTTCTCCACTGTAAGGGGAAGATGTTTTCAGACTTTCAGGAAGTTCGCCAGGAGATCGAAGCAGAGACTGTGAGACTCACTGGAACCAATAAGGGCGTCTCTCCTGTCCCCATCAACCTACGAGTTTATTCCCCTCACG TGTTGAACCTAACCCTGGTGGATCTGCCTGGCATTACCAAAGTGCCTGTAGGAGACCAGCCGGCTGATATAGAGTACCAG GTGAGGGACATGATCATGCAGTTTATCTGTAAAGACAACTGTCTGGTCTTGGCTGTGACTCCAGCTAACATGGACCTGGCCAACTCCGACGCTCTCAAACTGGCCAAGGATGTGGACCCTCAGG GCCTGCGGACCATAGGGGTGATCACTAAGTTGGATCTGATGGACGAGGGAACGGATGCCCGGCACATACTGGAGAACAGGTTACTGCCACTACGCAGAG gttaTATCGGGGTTGTGAATCGTAGTCAGAAGGACATTGATGGGAGGAAGGACATTAAGGCAGCTCTGGCTGCAGAGAGGAAGTTCTTCCTGTCTCACCCTGCATACAGACACATGGCTGACAGCATGGGTACCCCCTACCTACAGAGAGTCCTGAACCAG CAACTGACCAATCACATCCGAGACTGTCTGCCAGTGTTCCGCAGTTGTCTCCAGAGCCAGCTCCTAGCGCTGGATAAAGAGGCTGAGGAGTACAAACACTACAGAGCTGACGACCCAGCACGCAAGACAAAGGCCCTACTACt GCTGATGCAGCAGTTTGCAGCAGACTTTGAGAAGCGTATTGAGGGCTCAGGAGACCAGGTGGACACTAAAGAACTGTCAGGAGGAGCCAAGATCAACCGCATATTCCACGAACGCTTCCCCTTCGAACTGGTCAAG ATGGAATTTGATGAGAGGGAGTTGCGGCGGGAGATCAGCTATGCCATCAAGAACATTCACGGcatcag GACAGGCTTGTTTACTCCAGACCAGGCGTTTGAGGCCATAGTGAAGAGACAGATAATCAAGCTGAAGGGTCCCTGTATTAAATGTGTGGACATGGTCATCCAGGAGCTGATCAACACTGTACGCCAATGCACCACCAAG TTGGGTTCCTTTCCAAGACTGCGAGAGGAGACGGAGAGAATTGTTACCACAAACATCCGAGACAGAGAGAGTCGAGCTAAagaccag GTCCTGCTGCTAATCGATGTACAGGTGGCCTACATCAACACTAACCATGAGGACTTCATTGGCTTCGCTAA tgcGCAGCAGAGGAGCGCTCAGACTAATAAGAAGAGCATTGCAGGAAACCAG GGTGTGCAAccagtctccagtctaata GTCATCCGTAAGGGCTGGCTGACCGTCAACAACATCAGTATCATCAAGGGCGGTGCAAAGGAGTACTGGTTCGTCCTGACCGCTGAGAGCCTGTCCTGGTTCAAGGATGATGAG gagaaagagaagaagtaTATGTTACCGTTGGACAACCTGAAGCTGAGAGACGTGGAGAAGAGCTTCATGTCCAGTAAACATGCCTACGCCATCTTCAACACcgaacagag GAATGTGTATAAGGACTACAGGTTCCTGGAGCTGGCGTGTAGCTCTCAGGAGGAGCTAGACAGCTGGAAGGCTTCTCTGCTGAGGGCCGGAGTCTATCCTGAGAAAGTCACT gTGGATGGGGAGTGTAGTGGTTCTAGTGATAGTTTCTCTATGGACCCTCAGTTGGAGCGTCAGGTAGAGACCATACGGAACCTGGTGGACTCCTACATGAACATCGTTTACAAAGCCATCAGAGACCTCATGCCCAAGACTATCATGCACCTCATGATCAATAAc GTGAAGTTGTATATTGGTAGTGATCTCCTGGTGCAGCTCTACTCTCTAGCAGAGAAGTGTGTGTTGATGGATGAGTCTCCAGaacaggagcagaggagagaggaggtgctgAGGACTCACTCTGCCCTGAAGGAGGCGCTGGCCATCATAGGAGAcatctctacctccacctcctctactcctctaccacctcctgttGACTCCTCCTGGCTGCATGGAGCCCCTGGGACCAgctgcag GTCTCCCAGTCCTACAGCTATAGCTTCTAAGCGTATAGCCGCTGCTCCTAGAGCCTCACCCTCCACCAGAGGCCCCGCCCCCATGGCCCCACCAGTCCCCTCCCGCGCTGCACCCCATGGACCAATCAGCAATCACGCTGATACCACCCAGTCTCCACCCACCGGACTCATCAGACCCCCCCCTAGTGTACCCAG GAGGCACCCCCCAGCTGTCCCCACAAAACCATTGCACTGA